The Pseudomonadota bacterium genome window below encodes:
- a CDS encoding SUKH-4 family immunity protein: MGEDFEQRWAKKEAELGLYSEMVVIDGVVLPKEAAPCLSFEARENRKVYEVFGIPEQWSKSERARLDEFFIIGIDGCGNPICVREGDGVIVMLDHEDKFQTEQFVNTGINHLAECLLAYLGETSESQFKMRVRKIDRDAMNNGSFWQLEATAIEYT; this comes from the coding sequence TTGGGAGAAGACTTTGAGCAGCGGTGGGCGAAAAAAGAAGCCGAACTAGGTTTGTATTCCGAAATGGTCGTGATCGACGGGGTGGTGTTGCCTAAGGAAGCCGCGCCATGTCTTTCGTTTGAAGCTCGAGAAAACCGAAAAGTTTACGAAGTCTTCGGCATTCCGGAGCAATGGTCCAAATCTGAGCGGGCTCGACTAGATGAATTTTTTATAATAGGTATTGATGGCTGCGGGAATCCGATCTGTGTTCGCGAAGGTGATGGCGTCATCGTCATGCTGGATCACGAAGACAAATTTCAGACAGAGCAGTTCGTCAATACCGGGATTAATCACCTTGCAGAGTGCCTCTTAGCCTACTTGGGAGAAACAAGCGAATCGCAATTTAAAATGCGCGTGCGAAAAATAGATCGAGATGCAATGAATAATGGAAGCTTTTGGCAGCTCGAAGCTACTGCAATTGAGTACACCTAA